The genome window AGCGTCGCTCGGATACACTATTTCGTCTTGTGACTATGCCCGGGGAGAAGCTGTGGCTCGGAGGGAAGCGTCGCTCGGATACACTTCTTCCAGTTCGGTCCGATGCGATTCAGTTGCTGTGGCTCGGAGGGAAGCGTCGCTCGGATACACTGACATACTCCGAATGCCCGTCACCGACATAGCTGTGGCTCGGAGGGAAGCGTCGCTCGGATACACTGCACCTGCCGGCCCGGTGGACACTGCGGATGCTGTGGCTCGGAGGGAAGCGTCGCTCGGATACACTAAAAGATCGCTGCGCAGAATCACGTCCGTCGCTGTGGCTCGGAGGGAAGCGTCGCTCGGATACACTACCTTTGACGTAATCCTCTCGGCTGCAGCGAGATGACCGCAGCCGCCAATCAGAAAAGCTGCAATTGTTGAGGCTGCGGCTCGGGGGCAGCGCGCGTTTTTCCATGGTAGACCTCCATTTTGCCAAACTGCCGGTCTGTCACCATAAGAAGACGGACATGGCCGTCGCGGGGGAGCTTGCGGACAATTTTATCGCGGTGGGCATCAGCTGTCTGCTCACTGTCGCAGCAACGGGCATAGACCGAGTACTGCATCTGCGAGAATCCATTGTCGAGGAGCAGGTTGCGGAAGCGAACGTAGTTTCGCTTCGCCGCCCGGTCATCCACAGGAAGGTCGAACATCGCGAACAGCCACACGACCTTATATCCCGA of Planctomyces sp. SH-PL14 contains these proteins:
- the cas2 gene encoding CRISPR-associated endonuclease Cas2, with amino-acid sequence MWLFAMFDLPVDDRAAKRNYVRFRNLLLDNGFSQMQYSVYARCCDSEQTADAHRDKIVRKLPRDGHVRLLMVTDRQFGKMEVYHGKTRAAPEPQPQQLQLF